One genomic region from Cyanobium usitatum str. Tous encodes:
- the holA gene encoding DNA polymerase III subunit delta, with amino-acid sequence MPIHLLWGDDEAARNRAVEALVQAQVDPSWATINLSRLDGNDAGQAAQALEEARTPPFGAGSRMVVLQRSPFCSQCPAELAERFEAALAQVADGCHLLLVSSGKPDARLRTTKALQKLVKAGQASEQSFALPAIWDGAGQVELVSRTARELGLKLEPAAAAALSDAIGNDSARLASELEKLSLYANPISLAAVQALVGGQATSSLAVGDALLAGQPADAIARLDALLEANEPALRIVAALSSQIRGWLWVTLLDQQGESDVAVIAKAAGIGNPKRIYVMRKQIRGRQPAVFLRLLSQLLSVEAALKRGSDAGDAFRDGFLLNP; translated from the coding sequence ATGCCCATTCACCTGCTCTGGGGCGACGACGAGGCTGCCCGCAACCGTGCTGTCGAAGCGCTGGTGCAGGCGCAGGTGGATCCCAGCTGGGCCACCATCAACCTCAGCCGCCTCGATGGCAACGACGCCGGCCAGGCGGCCCAGGCCCTCGAGGAGGCGCGCACGCCACCCTTTGGCGCCGGCAGCCGCATGGTGGTGCTGCAACGCAGTCCCTTTTGCAGCCAGTGCCCAGCAGAGCTGGCCGAGCGTTTCGAAGCGGCCCTGGCCCAGGTGGCGGATGGCTGCCATCTGCTGCTGGTCAGTTCCGGCAAACCGGATGCCCGGCTGCGCACCACCAAGGCCCTGCAGAAGCTGGTGAAGGCTGGCCAGGCCAGCGAGCAAAGCTTTGCCCTGCCAGCGATCTGGGACGGCGCCGGCCAGGTGGAGCTGGTGAGCCGCACGGCCCGGGAGCTGGGGCTGAAGCTCGAGCCAGCCGCAGCTGCAGCCCTCTCCGATGCCATCGGCAACGACAGCGCCCGCCTCGCCAGCGAGCTTGAAAAGCTCAGCCTCTACGCCAATCCCATCAGCCTCGCCGCCGTGCAGGCCCTGGTGGGGGGTCAGGCCACCAGCTCCCTCGCCGTGGGCGATGCCCTGCTGGCTGGCCAGCCAGCCGATGCCATTGCCCGGCTCGATGCCCTGCTGGAGGCCAACGAACCGGCCCTGCGCATCGTTGCCGCCCTCAGTAGCCAGATCCGCGGCTGGCTTTGGGTCACCCTGCTCGACCAGCAAGGAGAAAGCGACGTAGCGGTAATCGCTAAAGCGGCCGGCATCGGCAATCCCAAACGCATCTACGTGATGCGCAAGCAGATCCGGGGCCGCCAGCCCGCCGTATTCCTGCGCCTGCTCAGCCAGCTGCTCTCAGTGGAGGCTGCCCTCAAGCGGGGCAGTGATGCCGGCGATGCCTTCCGCGATGGCTTCCTGCTCAACCCCTAA
- a CDS encoding aspartate kinase — protein MALLVQKFGGTSVADVERIQAVARRIARSREQGHELVIVVSAMGHTTDQLTGLARAISSNPPQRELDMLLATGEQVSIALLSMALHAEGVPAVSMTGTQAGIVTESAHGRARILEIRTERLRRLLADGQVVVVAGFQGTSSGAGGTPEITTLGRGGSDTSAVALAAALGADTCEIYTDVPGVLTTDPRKVADAQLMAQVSCDEMLELASLGASVLHPRAVEIARNYGVPLVVRSSWSEQPGTLLTSGAPRPIRHEGLELGKPVDGAELETDQAVLALAHVPDRPGVAAQLFEALGAAGLNVDLIVQATHEGSSNDIAFTLAAAECDRAQLVCGEVLAAMGATLNDGGAQLSAEAGLAKLSISGAGIMGRPGVAARLFDTLARSGINLRLIATSEVKVSCLVAGDQADRAFRAAAEAFELPDQQLRRNPRPCHQGDPAVRGVALDRDQAQVAVRRLPDRPGTAAAVCRTLADANISLDAIVQSERTHAGPSRDMSFVLKRDDLTRAQQTLAPLLRQWPGSCFEEGRAIARISAVGAGMPFTPGTAARMFRCLAAAGINIELIATSEIRTSCVVAETDGVAALQAVHAAFSLGGIAQHRAEGTESPSKTEAPG, from the coding sequence ATGGCCCTGCTGGTTCAGAAGTTTGGCGGCACCTCGGTGGCCGATGTGGAGCGCATTCAGGCAGTAGCCCGCCGCATCGCCCGCAGCCGTGAGCAGGGCCACGAGCTGGTGATTGTGGTGTCAGCGATGGGCCACACCACCGACCAGCTCACCGGCCTGGCCCGCGCCATCAGCAGCAACCCACCCCAGCGGGAGCTGGACATGCTGCTAGCCACCGGCGAGCAGGTGTCGATCGCCCTGCTTTCGATGGCGCTGCACGCAGAAGGCGTACCGGCGGTGTCGATGACAGGCACCCAGGCGGGCATCGTCACCGAATCGGCCCATGGCCGCGCCCGCATCCTGGAGATCCGCACCGAACGGCTGCGGCGCTTACTCGCTGATGGCCAGGTGGTGGTGGTGGCTGGTTTCCAGGGCACCAGCAGCGGCGCCGGCGGCACTCCCGAGATCACCACCTTGGGCCGTGGCGGCTCCGACACCTCAGCGGTGGCCCTGGCAGCAGCCCTGGGCGCCGACACCTGCGAGATCTATACCGACGTTCCTGGGGTTTTGACCACCGACCCCCGCAAGGTGGCCGACGCCCAGCTGATGGCACAGGTGAGCTGCGATGAAATGCTTGAGCTGGCCAGCTTGGGAGCTTCGGTGCTGCACCCGCGGGCGGTGGAGATTGCCCGCAACTACGGCGTGCCCCTAGTGGTGCGCTCCAGCTGGAGCGAGCAGCCCGGCACCCTGCTCACCAGCGGCGCCCCCAGGCCGATTCGCCATGAGGGGCTGGAGCTGGGTAAGCCAGTGGATGGCGCCGAACTCGAAACAGACCAGGCTGTGCTGGCCCTAGCCCACGTGCCCGACCGGCCCGGGGTGGCAGCCCAGCTGTTCGAGGCCCTCGGCGCCGCTGGTCTCAACGTGGATTTGATCGTGCAAGCCACCCACGAGGGCAGCTCCAACGACATCGCTTTCACCCTGGCCGCCGCTGAATGCGACCGGGCCCAGCTGGTGTGCGGCGAGGTGCTGGCCGCCATGGGCGCGACCCTCAACGATGGCGGCGCCCAACTAAGCGCCGAAGCCGGCTTGGCCAAGCTGAGCATCTCGGGCGCCGGGATCATGGGCCGGCCAGGGGTAGCTGCCCGGCTGTTCGACACCCTGGCCCGCTCAGGCATCAACCTGCGCCTGATTGCTACCAGCGAGGTGAAGGTGAGCTGCCTGGTGGCTGGAGACCAGGCGGATCGGGCCTTCCGGGCCGCCGCCGAAGCCTTTGAGCTGCCTGATCAGCAGCTGCGCCGCAATCCCAGGCCCTGCCATCAGGGGGATCCGGCTGTTCGCGGCGTTGCCCTCGATCGCGATCAGGCCCAGGTGGCAGTGAGGCGCCTGCCCGATCGCCCCGGCACCGCCGCGGCCGTCTGCCGCACCCTGGCCGACGCCAACATCAGCCTCGACGCGATCGTGCAATCCGAGCGCACCCATGCCGGGCCAAGCCGCGATATGAGCTTCGTGCTTAAACGCGACGATCTGACGCGGGCGCAGCAGACCCTGGCGCCCCTACTGCGCCAATGGCCCGGCTCCTGCTTCGAGGAGGGGCGCGCCATAGCCCGAATCAGCGCCGTAGGGGCCGGTATGCCATTCACCCCAGGCACCGCGGCCCGCATGTTCCGCTGCCTAGCCGCCGCCGGCATCAACATCGAACTGATCGCCACCAGCGAGATCCGCACCAGCTGCGTCGTAGCCGAAACCGATGGTGTAGCAGCTCTACAGGCGGTGCACGCCGCTTTTTCACTGGGTGGCATCGCCCAACATCGGGCCGAGGGCACTGAGTCACCTAGCAAGACCGAGGCGCCTGGTTAA
- the uvrB gene encoding excinuclease ABC subunit UvrB, whose translation MVPFELHAPYLPKGDQPTAIAGLVQGVDGGERYQTLLGATGTGKTFTIANVIAQTGRPALVLAHNKTLAAQLCNELREFFPNNAVEYFISYYDYYQPEAYVAVSDTYIAKTASINEEIDMLRHSATRSLFERKDVIVVASISCIYGLGIPSEYLKAAVKFKVGETLNLRGSLRELVNNQYSRNDLEISRGRFRVRGDVLEIGPAYEDRLVRIELFGDEVEAIRYVDPTTGEILQSLDTINIYPAKHFVTPKERLADAISAIRNEMRERLDVLNGQGRLLEAQRLEQRTTYDLEMLEQVGYCNGVENYARHLAGREAGTPPECLIDYFPKDWLLVVDESHVTCSQLQAMYNGDQSRKQVLIEHGFRLPSAADNRPLKGSEFWEKAQQTIFVSATPGNWEMEQSSGQIVQQVIRPTGVLDPIVEVRPSEGQVDDLLGEIRVRAEKNERVLVTTLTKRMAEDLTDYLAENGVRVRYLHSEIHSIERIEIIQDLRNGEYDVLVGVNLLREGLDLPEVSLVAILDADKEGFLRAERSLVQTIGRAARHIEGMAILYADNLTDSMARAISETERRRTIQHAYNVEHGITPTPAGKRAGNSILSSLEMSRRLNDDQLEEATEQAEHNNVPLDALPELIQQLEEKMKGAAKNLEFEEAANLRDKIKNLRQKLVGRA comes from the coding sequence ATGGTTCCGTTTGAACTCCACGCCCCCTACCTACCCAAGGGTGATCAGCCCACGGCCATTGCCGGGCTGGTCCAGGGCGTTGATGGGGGCGAGCGCTACCAAACCCTGCTAGGCGCCACTGGCACCGGCAAGACCTTCACGATCGCCAACGTGATCGCCCAGACCGGGCGCCCTGCTTTGGTGCTGGCCCACAACAAAACCTTGGCGGCCCAGCTCTGCAATGAGCTGCGGGAGTTCTTCCCGAATAATGCCGTTGAATATTTCATCAGCTACTACGACTATTACCAGCCGGAGGCGTATGTGGCTGTCTCCGACACCTACATCGCCAAGACAGCTTCGATCAATGAAGAGATCGATATGCTGCGCCACTCGGCGACCCGTTCGCTGTTTGAGCGCAAAGATGTGATCGTGGTGGCCTCTATTAGTTGTATTTATGGTTTGGGTATTCCCAGTGAATATCTAAAAGCTGCTGTTAAGTTTAAGGTGGGTGAGACTCTCAATCTTCGAGGCTCCTTGCGGGAGTTGGTAAATAACCAGTATTCCCGCAACGACCTGGAAATTTCTCGCGGTCGTTTTCGGGTGCGGGGGGATGTGCTGGAGATCGGCCCGGCCTATGAAGATCGGCTGGTGCGGATTGAGCTCTTTGGTGATGAGGTGGAGGCGATCCGCTACGTGGATCCCACCACCGGCGAGATCCTGCAAAGCCTCGACACAATCAATATTTATCCGGCTAAGCACTTTGTGACGCCAAAGGAGCGGCTGGCGGACGCGATTTCGGCCATCCGCAACGAGATGCGCGAGCGGCTCGATGTACTTAACGGTCAGGGGCGGCTCCTAGAGGCGCAACGGCTGGAGCAGCGCACCACCTACGACCTGGAGATGCTCGAGCAGGTGGGCTATTGCAACGGTGTTGAGAATTACGCCCGCCATTTGGCCGGGCGAGAGGCGGGCACGCCGCCAGAATGCCTGATCGACTATTTCCCCAAAGACTGGCTGCTGGTGGTGGATGAAAGCCACGTCACCTGCTCCCAGCTGCAGGCGATGTACAACGGCGACCAGTCGCGTAAGCAGGTGCTGATTGAGCACGGCTTCCGCCTGCCCAGTGCTGCCGACAACAGGCCGCTCAAGGGTTCGGAGTTCTGGGAGAAGGCCCAGCAGACGATCTTTGTGAGTGCCACTCCTGGTAACTGGGAGATGGAGCAGAGCAGTGGCCAGATTGTGCAGCAGGTGATTCGTCCCACCGGGGTGCTCGACCCGATTGTGGAGGTGCGCCCTAGTGAGGGTCAGGTGGACGACCTGCTCGGCGAGATCCGGGTGCGGGCGGAGAAAAACGAGCGAGTGCTTGTAACCACGCTCACTAAGCGCATGGCCGAAGATCTCACCGATTACTTGGCTGAAAATGGCGTGCGAGTGCGCTACTTGCACTCGGAGATCCACTCGATTGAGCGGATTGAGATCATTCAAGATCTCAGGAATGGTGAATACGACGTGCTGGTGGGCGTGAACCTGCTGCGGGAAGGATTGGACCTGCCCGAGGTATCGCTAGTGGCGATTCTTGATGCCGATAAGGAGGGTTTCCTGCGGGCCGAGCGCTCCTTGGTTCAGACCATTGGCCGGGCTGCCCGCCACATCGAGGGCATGGCCATCCTCTATGCCGACAATCTCACCGATTCGATGGCTAGGGCCATCTCCGAAACCGAGCGTCGCCGCACCATTCAGCACGCCTATAACGTTGAGCACGGCATCACCCCCACCCCTGCGGGCAAGCGGGCCGGCAATTCGATCCTCTCTTCACTGGAGATGTCGCGGCGGCTCAACGACGATCAGCTGGAGGAGGCCACCGAGCAGGCCGAGCACAACAATGTGCCGCTGGATGCTCTGCCGGAGCTCATCCAGCAGCTTGAAGAGAAGATGAAGGGCGCCGCCAAGAACCTTGAATTTGAGGAGGCCGCCAACCTGCGCGACAAGATTAAAAATCTGCGTCAGAAGCTGGTGGGGAGGGCTTAA
- a CDS encoding phage holin family protein yields MWLLQWPIRAVVLLIVAWLPLGVEVSSFPIAMLSAVVIGLLGTLLIWPLKLLLGPVWAVTSLGGLISPVSLLFNWAITVVLFGLAAWLIKGFRLKNGVVSAILGGVVYAVLSAVILRILGLDVDVTRAAALITTAPVV; encoded by the coding sequence ATGTGGCTATTGCAGTGGCCGATTCGGGCCGTTGTGTTGTTGATTGTGGCCTGGCTTCCCTTGGGAGTGGAGGTGAGCAGTTTCCCGATCGCCATGCTTTCCGCTGTGGTGATCGGCTTGCTGGGCACCCTGTTGATCTGGCCGCTGAAGCTGCTGCTGGGGCCGGTGTGGGCGGTCACCAGCTTGGGGGGATTGATCAGTCCGGTGAGCCTGCTGTTCAACTGGGCGATCACGGTGGTGCTGTTTGGCCTGGCGGCCTGGTTGATCAAGGGATTCCGGCTCAAAAACGGAGTGGTGAGCGCGATTCTTGGTGGGGTCGTCTATGCCGTGTTGTCGGCTGTGATCCTGCGGATCCTTGGCCTCGACGTCGACGTCACTCGCGCAGCCGCTCTGATCACCACAGCTCCGGTGGTTTGA
- a CDS encoding DUF561 domain-containing protein, with amino-acid sequence MVAKSRLEQLPSALQAALADRRLLKVIAGLTNFDAASVERISRAAGQGGADLIDVACDPELVQLAAAVSGLPICVSSVDPELFAAAVAAGAAMVEIGNYDAFYPLGRIFDAAEVLELTRRTRELLPEVVLSVTVPHGLPLDHQEQLAVDLVAAGADIIQTEGGTSAKPFSAGSLGLIEKAAPTLAAAHSISRALIAASSAAPVLCASGLSAVTVPMAIAAGAAGVGVGSAINKLNDPLAMVAVVRGLREALGATAGAIVVA; translated from the coding sequence ATGGTTGCGAAGTCGCGTCTTGAGCAGCTGCCCTCCGCCCTGCAAGCCGCGCTTGCTGATCGCCGCCTGCTCAAGGTGATCGCTGGCCTCACCAATTTTGATGCTGCCAGTGTGGAGCGGATCAGTCGGGCCGCTGGCCAAGGCGGTGCCGATTTGATCGATGTGGCTTGCGATCCGGAGCTGGTGCAGCTGGCCGCTGCAGTGAGCGGCTTGCCGATCTGCGTGAGCTCAGTCGATCCCGAGCTGTTTGCCGCTGCTGTGGCTGCCGGGGCGGCAATGGTGGAAATTGGCAACTACGACGCCTTTTATCCCCTTGGTCGCATCTTCGATGCCGCCGAAGTGCTTGAGCTCACCCGCCGCACTCGCGAGTTGTTGCCTGAGGTGGTGTTGAGCGTCACCGTGCCCCATGGGCTGCCCCTCGATCACCAGGAGCAGCTGGCCGTGGATCTGGTGGCCGCCGGTGCCGACATCATCCAAACCGAGGGCGGCACCAGCGCTAAGCCCTTCAGCGCCGGCAGCCTCGGCCTAATCGAGAAGGCGGCTCCAACCCTGGCCGCTGCCCACAGCATCAGCCGCGCCTTGATTGCGGCGAGTAGTGCTGCACCAGTGCTGTGTGCCTCTGGCCTCTCCGCCGTCACCGTGCCGATGGCTATTGCCGCCGGTGCCGCCGGGGTGGGGGTTGGTTCGGCGATCAACAAGCTGAACGACCCATTGGCCATGGTGGCCGTCGTGCGCGGTCTACGTGAGGCCCTAGGCGCGACCGCCGGCGCAATCGTTGTTGCTTAA
- the tilS gene encoding tRNA lysidine(34) synthetase TilS, which yields MILPPGPRWSPDHLRLHRHLRHHPELLPAGAPLLLAISGGQDSIALLALLRDLQRLHHWPLHLWHGDHRWRPESGQVAAELAGWCSDQGLKLQVSSWLRPPEATSEADSRHWRYAQLAEQARSLGVGHVVTAHTASDRAETLLLHLARGSHRRGLASLRSLRSLSSPSSPTTDTCEPIALARPLLPFSRADTARICQQLKLPVWHDPSNTDRRYSRNRIRAEVVPVLEELHPGAAQRISAQAERLVEEVESSNELVNLALQTLKTVTSHDGAPGLQRQELGDLALANQRQLLHHWLEQGTSLSLPARQLEELLRRLQPGHPPGQADLGAGWQLRWDPCTLWLHLPAAQLPQ from the coding sequence TTGATTCTCCCACCCGGGCCGCGCTGGAGCCCGGACCACCTGCGGCTGCATCGCCACCTGCGGCACCATCCCGAGCTGTTGCCAGCAGGAGCGCCTTTGCTGCTGGCCATCTCGGGTGGTCAAGATTCCATAGCCCTGCTGGCCCTGCTGCGCGACCTGCAGCGCCTGCACCACTGGCCCCTGCACCTGTGGCACGGAGACCACCGCTGGCGACCGGAGTCGGGCCAGGTGGCGGCGGAGCTGGCCGGCTGGTGCAGCGACCAGGGGCTGAAGCTGCAGGTTTCCTCCTGGCTGAGGCCGCCGGAGGCAACCAGCGAAGCTGACTCCCGCCACTGGCGCTACGCCCAGTTGGCTGAGCAGGCCAGATCTCTGGGGGTAGGCCATGTGGTGACCGCCCACACCGCCAGCGATCGAGCCGAGACCCTGTTGCTGCACCTAGCCCGAGGTAGCCATCGCCGCGGCCTGGCCAGCCTGCGCAGCCTGCGCTCCCTCAGCAGCCCATCGAGCCCCACCACCGATACATGCGAGCCAATCGCGCTGGCGCGGCCGCTGCTGCCCTTCTCCCGGGCTGACACCGCCCGGATTTGCCAGCAACTGAAGCTGCCCGTGTGGCACGACCCGAGCAATACCGACCGCCGCTACAGCCGAAACCGAATCCGGGCCGAGGTGGTGCCCGTGCTCGAGGAGCTCCATCCCGGTGCTGCCCAAAGGATCAGCGCCCAAGCCGAGAGGCTGGTGGAGGAGGTGGAGAGCAGCAACGAATTGGTAAATCTGGCCCTTCAAACTCTAAAAACAGTCACCAGCCACGATGGGGCACCAGGCCTGCAGCGCCAGGAGTTGGGCGACCTAGCCCTAGCCAACCAGCGCCAACTGCTGCATCACTGGCTGGAGCAAGGCACAAGTCTTTCCCTGCCAGCCCGGCAACTCGAAGAACTATTGCGTCGGCTGCAACCGGGCCATCCCCCAGGCCAGGCAGACCTAGGCGCGGGTTGGCAGCTGCGCTGGGATCCCTGCACACTATGGCTGCACCTTCCCGCCGCCCAGCTGCCGCAATGA
- a CDS encoding ribonuclease J yields the protein MTSSNGRAQGTSQSTTKPPHLRVIPLGGLHEIGKNTCVFEYGDDIMLVDAGLAFPSDGMHGVNVVMPDTSYLKENQKRIRGMIVTHGHEDHIGGIAHHLKNFTIPVIHGPRLALAMLTGKMEEAGVMDRTILQTVAPRDVVKVGQHFSVEFIRNTHSMADSFSLAITTPVGTVIFTGDFKFDHTPVDGETFDMARLAHYGDKGVLCLFSDSTNAEVPGFCPPERSVFPCLDRHISQAEGRVIITTFASSIHRVSMILELALKNGRKVGLLGRSMLNVIAKARELGYMRAPDDLFVPIKQIRDLPDRETLLLMTGSQGEPLAALSRISRGEHPQVQVKSTDTIIFSASPIPGNTISVVNTIDRLMMQGAKVVYGKGEGIHVSGHGFQEDQKLMLALTKPKYFVPVHGEHRMLIAHSKTAQSMGIPADNILIIDNGDVVELSPDSIRTGDPVKAGIELLDASRNGIVDARVLKERQQLAEDGVITLLAVISTDGVMAAPPRANIRGVVTTADARRLSMWAEREIGWVLENRWNQLCRNTGGKAPEVDWVGVQREVEVGLQRRLRRELQVEPLIICLVQPAPAGTPAYKGRADAEPDTRPAPRGRSARDGGARDGVGRGRDGSVPAPQRQLVAVGAADPAVATSISAPAVVPAAVVAEVPAPAPAPAELEPELAGRTRRRRSAAIAG from the coding sequence ATGACCAGTTCCAACGGCAGAGCCCAGGGCACCAGTCAGAGCACCACCAAGCCTCCCCACCTGCGGGTGATTCCCCTGGGCGGCCTGCACGAGATCGGCAAGAACACCTGCGTGTTCGAGTACGGCGACGACATCATGTTGGTGGATGCCGGATTGGCCTTCCCCAGCGATGGCATGCATGGCGTCAACGTGGTGATGCCGGATACCAGCTATCTGAAGGAAAACCAGAAGCGGATTCGCGGCATGATCGTGACCCACGGTCACGAAGATCACATCGGTGGCATTGCCCACCACCTCAAGAACTTCACCATCCCCGTGATACATGGGCCGCGCCTGGCGCTGGCCATGCTCACCGGCAAGATGGAGGAGGCCGGTGTGATGGATCGCACCATCCTCCAGACCGTCGCGCCTCGTGATGTGGTGAAGGTGGGCCAACACTTTTCAGTGGAGTTCATCCGCAACACCCACTCGATGGCAGACAGCTTTTCGCTGGCCATCACTACCCCTGTGGGCACGGTGATCTTCACCGGTGACTTTAAGTTTGACCACACGCCGGTGGATGGCGAGACCTTTGACATGGCACGCCTAGCCCATTACGGCGACAAGGGCGTGCTTTGCCTGTTCAGCGACTCCACCAACGCTGAGGTGCCGGGCTTCTGCCCGCCTGAGCGCTCGGTGTTCCCCTGCCTGGATCGCCACATCTCCCAGGCTGAAGGCCGGGTGATTATCACCACCTTTGCCAGCTCGATTCACCGGGTCTCGATGATCCTGGAGCTGGCCCTCAAGAACGGTCGCAAGGTGGGTCTGCTGGGCCGCTCCATGCTCAACGTGATCGCCAAGGCGCGGGAGTTGGGTTACATGCGCGCCCCCGATGATCTGTTTGTGCCGATTAAGCAGATCCGCGATCTGCCTGACCGCGAAACCCTGTTGCTGATGACCGGTAGTCAGGGTGAGCCCCTGGCAGCCCTAAGCCGCATCTCCCGTGGCGAGCATCCCCAGGTGCAGGTGAAGAGCACCGACACGATTATTTTCTCGGCCAGCCCGATCCCTGGCAACACCATCTCGGTGGTCAACACGATCGACCGGCTGATGATGCAGGGAGCCAAGGTGGTTTATGGCAAGGGCGAGGGCATTCACGTCTCTGGCCACGGCTTCCAGGAAGACCAGAAGCTGATGCTGGCCCTCACCAAGCCCAAATATTTTGTGCCGGTGCACGGCGAGCACCGCATGCTCATTGCCCACAGCAAAACTGCCCAGTCGATGGGCATTCCGGCCGACAACATCTTGATCATCGATAACGGTGACGTGGTCGAGCTCAGCCCCGACTCCATCCGCACCGGTGATCCGGTGAAGGCAGGCATTGAATTGCTCGACGCCTCCCGCAATGGCATCGTCGATGCCCGCGTGCTGAAGGAGCGCCAACAGCTCGCAGAAGATGGGGTGATCACCTTGCTTGCGGTGATCAGCACCGATGGTGTGATGGCGGCTCCACCCCGGGCCAACATCCGGGGAGTGGTCACCACTGCTGATGCCCGCAGGCTTTCGATGTGGGCTGAGCGCGAAATCGGCTGGGTACTGGAAAATCGTTGGAATCAGCTCTGCCGCAACACCGGTGGCAAGGCCCCTGAGGTGGATTGGGTGGGTGTGCAGCGAGAGGTGGAGGTGGGTCTGCAGCGCCGCCTGCGCCGCGAGCTGCAGGTGGAGCCGCTGATCATTTGCCTTGTGCAGCCAGCCCCTGCCGGTACGCCGGCTTACAAGGGCCGCGCCGACGCCGAACCCGACACTCGTCCCGCTCCCCGGGGTCGCTCTGCCCGTGATGGAGGCGCTCGTGATGGAGTTGGTCGTGGCCGTGATGGCTCCGTGCCGGCACCCCAGCGTCAGCTGGTTGCCGTTGGAGCCGCCGACCCTGCCGTCGCCACGTCTATTTCTGCTCCTGCCGTAGTCCCAGCGGCTGTTGTTGCTGAGGTTCCAGCCCCAGCCCCAGCTCCAGCAGAGCTCGAGCCAGAACTCGCCGGGCGCACCCGCCGCCGCCGCTCAGCCGCCATCGCGGGCTGA
- the dapA gene encoding 4-hydroxy-tetrahydrodipicolinate synthase: protein MVTPFAADGSVDLGLAAQLAEHLINQGSDGIVVCGTTGESPTLSWDEQHALLVAVKQAVGHRASVLAGSGSNCTAEAVEATRQAAALGADGALVVVPYYNKPPQDGLEAHFRAVAAAAPQLPLMLYNIPGRTGTSLEPATVARLLDCANVVSFKAASGSTEEVSALRALCGNRLAIYSGDDVLTLPMLAVGAVGVVSVASHLAGPEISAMVRAFYAGDLVQALALHDQLLPLCKSLFCSTNPIPVKAALELSGWPVGAPRLPLLSATTDVRQRLSETLAALRPT from the coding sequence ATGGTGACCCCCTTTGCCGCCGATGGTTCGGTGGATCTGGGCCTTGCGGCCCAGCTGGCGGAGCACCTGATCAACCAGGGCTCCGATGGAATCGTGGTGTGCGGCACCACTGGCGAATCACCGACGCTCAGCTGGGACGAACAGCACGCTCTTTTAGTTGCGGTGAAGCAAGCGGTTGGGCATCGGGCCAGCGTGCTGGCGGGCAGCGGCAGCAATTGCACCGCCGAAGCGGTGGAGGCCACGCGGCAGGCGGCGGCCCTCGGTGCCGATGGCGCCCTAGTTGTTGTGCCCTACTACAACAAGCCCCCCCAGGACGGCCTTGAGGCCCATTTCCGCGCTGTGGCAGCGGCGGCACCCCAGCTGCCCTTGATGCTCTACAACATCCCGGGCCGCACCGGCACCAGCCTGGAGCCAGCCACCGTGGCCCGGCTGCTCGACTGCGCCAACGTGGTGAGTTTCAAGGCTGCCAGCGGTAGCACCGAAGAGGTGAGCGCCCTGCGGGCCCTGTGCGGCAACCGTCTGGCGATTTACAGCGGTGACGACGTCCTCACCCTGCCGATGCTTGCCGTTGGTGCTGTGGGCGTGGTGAGTGTGGCCAGCCACCTGGCCGGCCCTGAGATCAGCGCCATGGTGCGCGCCTTCTACGCCGGGGATTTGGTTCAGGCCCTGGCTCTGCACGACCAGCTGCTGCCGCTGTGCAAGTCCCTTTTCTGCAGCACCAATCCGATCCCCGTCAAAGCCGCCTTGGAGCTCAGCGGCTGGCCCGTGGGTGCACCCCGTCTTCCCCTGCTTTCCGCCACCACCGACGTGCGACAACGCCTCTCCGAAACCCTGGCCGCCCTGCGTCCTACCTGA